Proteins encoded within one genomic window of Verrucomicrobiota bacterium:
- the istA gene encoding IS21 family transposase, which yields MSKHGRIGDAAMKAGMHRQTARKYVAGGELPSTMVAPRDWRTRPDPFEEHWPDIEARLRATPELEAKTLFELLQEAHPDRYETGQLRTLQRRVKHWRSAHGPERDVVLAQQHRAGEAAQTDFTSTSELAVTIAGQVFVHLLCVLVLPYSNWQWATVCASESIAALRRGVQRALFQLGRVPRYHQTDNSTAATHKIPDGQAHCFEGGKRPFNDGYLVLMRHFGMTPRTTEVGAKEQNGDVEAGHRALKRRLEQALLVRGSRDFESAEAWQGFVDDVTRKANAGRGKRVAEDLAAMRELDVAKLPEYVEEEVCVSEWSTVRVRHNAYSVPSRLMGAWVRVRVYEDRIEVHFADELQLACERLRGRNGRRIDYRHVIWSLVRKPGGFARYVYREEMFPSLAFREAYDAIQAAKPGTKGDLEYLRILLLAASTMESDVVTALALLKMSGKPITAEAVRELVVAPAPIDIPALASTPVDLAEYDTLLAKEVAA from the coding sequence GGTGGCGAGTTGCCGTCGACGATGGTCGCGCCGCGCGACTGGCGGACGCGCCCCGATCCGTTCGAAGAGCACTGGCCTGACATCGAGGCGCGCCTCCGCGCGACGCCCGAGCTCGAGGCCAAGACGCTGTTCGAGCTGTTGCAGGAGGCGCACCCGGATCGCTACGAGACGGGACAGCTGCGCACGCTGCAGCGTCGCGTGAAGCACTGGCGCTCGGCACACGGACCCGAGCGCGACGTGGTGCTCGCGCAGCAGCACCGTGCCGGCGAGGCGGCGCAGACCGACTTCACGTCGACCAGCGAGCTCGCGGTGACGATCGCCGGGCAGGTGTTCGTGCACCTGCTCTGCGTGCTCGTGCTGCCGTACTCGAACTGGCAGTGGGCGACGGTCTGCGCGTCGGAGTCGATCGCCGCGCTTCGTCGCGGTGTGCAGCGCGCGCTGTTCCAACTCGGCCGCGTGCCGCGCTACCACCAGACCGACAACTCGACGGCGGCGACGCACAAGATCCCCGACGGCCAGGCGCACTGCTTCGAGGGCGGCAAGCGGCCATTCAACGACGGGTACCTCGTGCTGATGCGGCACTTCGGGATGACGCCGCGCACGACCGAGGTTGGCGCGAAGGAGCAGAACGGCGACGTCGAGGCTGGCCACCGGGCGCTCAAGCGACGGCTCGAGCAGGCGCTGCTCGTGCGCGGAAGTCGCGACTTCGAGAGCGCCGAGGCGTGGCAAGGGTTCGTCGACGATGTCACCCGCAAGGCGAACGCCGGGCGCGGCAAACGTGTCGCTGAGGACCTCGCCGCGATGCGCGAGCTCGACGTCGCCAAGCTCCCCGAGTACGTCGAGGAGGAGGTGTGCGTCAGCGAGTGGAGCACGGTTCGCGTTCGCCACAACGCGTACTCGGTTCCGTCTCGGCTCATGGGCGCGTGGGTACGGGTGCGTGTCTACGAGGACCGCATCGAGGTGCACTTCGCCGACGAGCTCCAGCTCGCGTGCGAGCGGCTCCGTGGGCGCAACGGTCGCCGCATCGACTACCGCCACGTGATCTGGTCACTCGTCCGGAAGCCGGGCGGGTTCGCGCGCTACGTGTATCGCGAGGAGATGTTCCCGTCTCTCGCGTTCCGCGAGGCGTACGACGCGATCCAGGCCGCGAAGCCAGGCACCAAGGGCGACCTCGAGTACCTGCGCATCCTCCTGCTCGCCGCGAGCACGATGGAGAGCGACGTGGTCACCGCGCTCGCGCTGCTCAAGATGAGCGGCAAGCCGATCACCGCCGAGGCCGTTCGCGAGCTCGTCGTCGCACCCGCGCCGATCGACATCCCGGCGCTCGCGTCGACGCCGGTCGATCTCGCCGAGTACGACACGCTGCTCGCGAAAGAGGTGGCCGCGTGA